tctacagaaGTTTAAGAAATTGCAGTTTGTATGGAGCTATTCCTGACTTGAGCAGAATTAAAGACCTTTACTATTTGTAAGTGTAGACAATGTTTGTTAATTTGTTACTTAATCAATCATTGTCTTATGTTACTTATTCTCGTGACAGGGATCTTAGCCAGAATCATCTTTCTGGGTCCATTCCATCAAACAAGCTTGCCGTTAATATGACAACTATGTATGCAAATTCTATGATTTATTCAATTGCCATCATTCATCAACTATAATTCTGACCAACAACTTCTCCACGTATACATATAATGCAGACTTCTGTCAAATAACAGTCTTAATGGATCTATCCCCGGTTATTTCTCGGAACTCCGTTTCCTTCAGACACTGTGAGATTTTTATTTTCCTAGGAAACTGTATACACTAATGTTTAATAGAATCTTTTATCGTGTTGTATTTGAAAAGTACATAATCTGCAGATCTCTAGAGAACAACTTGCTGACCGGCTCAGTTCCTGATGACATTTGGGAAAACAAGACCTTCTCTGCTGAAGCTCGGCTTACGATGTGAGATAACTAGGAAAAATAACATGTCTGAACATCCAATCCAAATAGCTTTCTTCTCAAATGATGGATAAAATATCACTAATATTTATACCATGCAGTGATCTGAGAGGCAACTTGCTGTCCAACATCACAGGAAACCTGAGCCCCCCAAAGAACGTTACTTTAAGGTATGTATGCCTCTTAACCATATATTCTTTCTTGTGTATGTCGATCGAAATCCTGACAAAAACAAAGAAACCAATTGCTCACAATTTACCAGCTTCTTTCAGGCTCCAAGGCAATCCGTTGTGTAACGACGCGAGTGCGAAAAACGCAGGACCATTCTGCGGATCGAATGACGCTGGGGATGAGACAGAGACCATTACTAACTCAACGAGGAACTGCCCTCCACAAGCATGCCCTGTAGGTAACTTTTATGAATACGTGCCAGAATCTCCTATCCTATGCTATTGCGCGTCGCCCATCAGAATTGGTTACCGACTCAAGAGCCCGAGTTTTTCCTATTTTCCCCCGTACATCGATTATTTCAAAATGTATGTCACCACATCTCTCGACTTGGAGTTATATCAACTATCGATTGACTCGCATGCGTGGGAAGAAGGACCTCGTCTAAGGATGCACTTGAAGCTTTTTCCTATCTACAAAGCCAACTCAAGTACTTTCAATACAAGCGAAGTTCATAGAATCAGACGCATATTTACGTCGTGGAGATTCCCCGGTACTGACTTTTATGGACCATATGAGCTTCTGAATTTCACCCTCATTGGACCTTATTCTGATAGTAAGTATTCTATTCTTACTACATGCTGTACATTTCCAAAACCATTTTGGTAAACGTATAAAGACTTGCATTAATTGCTGCAGCAAATTTCGAGACTCAAAATTCTGGAATCAGCAAGGCCATCATTGCAGCTATTATATTAGGGGCGATTGTGTCTGCTATTGCGACGACGACATTGATTGCCGTCCTCATCACTAGAAGACGAGCCAGACTTCAGCACGAACTCTCAAGAAAACGTCTATGTAAGTTCTTCTTCAGAGATTGATCATTTTTGTTGAATTCCTATGGAGGATGGAGATAACTTTTAAGGGTAAGTTGGTAACTAACTCCTTCCTTGCAGTATCAAGGATTTCGATGAATATAGATGATGTGAAATGCTTTAGATTCAAGGAAATGTCTGCGGCGACCAACAATTTCGACACAACAGTTGGTCAAGGAGGTTATGGGAAAGTTTTTAAGGGTATTTTGGCTGACAATTCAGTCGTCGCCATAAAGCGTGCAGAAGAAGGATCTTTACAAGGCAAAGAGAATTCTTGACTGAAATAAAATTGCTGTCAAGGTTGCATCACAGGAACTTGGTTTCGTTAGTAGGCTATTGTGATGAAGAAGGGGAGCAGGTACGTCCATGTTCAACAAACTTCTAGACATCTAAAAGAAGAGGAAACTTTATAAGAAATTTGATGTTTTATGCAATTTGCAGATGCTAGTATACGAGTTCATGCCGAATGGCACTCTGCGTAATTGGCTTTCTCCTAAAGCAGAAAGAAAACTTAATTTCGCTATGAGATTACGAATAGCATTGGGTTCTGCTAAAGGGATCATGTACCTCCACACTGAAGCAAACCCACCAGTTTTTCACAGAGACATCAAAACCAGTAATATACTCTTAGACTCGAAACTTGATGCGAAAGTCGCCGATTTCGGTCTGTCGAGGCTCGCCCCGATACTGGACGATGAAGGGAACATGCCTCACCATGTTTCCACCATTGTCAAGGGTACTCCAGTAAGTTTTATTCATCAATAATCAATTACTTGCATTTGAAGGTACCATAATTGACGAAAATGATGCAATATGCAGGGGTATCTTGATCCTGAATACTTATTGACGCACAAGTTGACAGATAAAAGTGACGTGTACAGCCTCGGTGTCGTATTTCTTGAACTCTTGACAGGAATGCAACCAATATCACATGGCAAGAATATTGTCCGAGAGGTGAATACGGCACATCAATCCGGGATGATGTTCTCTATAATTGACAGCAAAATGGGGTCGTACCCATCGGAATGTGTGGAGAGATTTGTAGGGTTGGCTATAGATTGTTGCCATGACAAACCTGAGAAGCGACCTTCAATAATGACGATTGTCAGGGAGTTGGAAAACATCTTGAAACTAATGCCTGAACCCGACTTGACATTTTCAGACCAATCAAGTTTGGAATATTCCGGTGGCATACCATCGTCTTCTTCGTCGTATGCAATGAGCAGCAGGAATCTCTATACGTCTTCCCATGTTTCAGGAAGTGATCTTGTGAGCGGTGTTGTCCCCACCATCATACCTCGATGATATGTACAAATGTTTAGGGAAAGcgaaaaacaaaaacaaaacccGACTGTAAAGTTCTAGAAAGTGAATACTTTGGATCTTGACAAATATACAAATGATTGTGCATAACTCACAATTGACAGTTAATAGCTTAAATTGAACACAACTCACTTAGTCCAAACGTTCATGATCGGAGAAGAATCCATTGTTTAGACAAGCGGATAAACCTTCCATCCCAAAGTATTGTAACTATTTACAAGCAAACTTGCCCTCATTATTATCCAATAATTGTTTCATGAAAAGAAAGACAATTTCATCACAGGCAAATTAATGTATTATCCAAACCTAGCCACATCATTCATATGATAAGAACCACAAGTATCAAAATGCAGGAAAATGATTTCTGTAGCTCAAGATAAAATTAAAAGATTCAACACCTCGCAGCTCAACTTAGACAAGAATCCAGAGACGCAACCAAATACAACCTAAATCCTCAAAGCCAGTTTGTCATGGGTGATTAGCTATATATCCAACTAAAGGAAATAGCATTCCAAGAAAACTAAATTACTTTTCAGTCAGCAACCTCCTCCCCTGGCTTACCCGGCTGCGATCCGGTAACCCGCGCGAGGGCAACGAAAGACATCCCTCCAAGAACGTTATTTAGCATCCTCAACACAACCACAGACGACTTGAACACCAATGGAGGTAACACTTTGGCCAACAAGAACTCAATTCCATTCAGAGTCTGGTACCTCAGATTGCTGCTGACTCCCATGTGAGCAGCCCAAGTTGAAGCATTGAGAATAGTGGGCGGCGGCTTATTCGGGGTCTCAAATTCCGGGTCCATCTTCTTCCTGACAATGATCAATCCGTTGGATATAGCCGTGCCAACAAGGCCGGCAGCGAATCCAACGGCTGCAAACACCGCGCCTTTGTAAACACAAGTCCCTAGCCTATCCACTAAAGAGTAAGCACCTGGTTCAAACATGTGACTCGTCGGACAGTTGGCAAACATGGAAGGCAAGCTTGACGAAGTAGCAGATAATGTAGGTGCTAATAGATACATAAGGGTGAAATTCAATATTGACCCAACGACTAAAGTGGAGAAGACAAAGTCTAGCTCGTTAAGACCGAAATTGGGACGAGAAGCCATGTCACCAAGCATGCAAGCACTTACTCCGACAAGCTCCTCCATCAATACCTTGAACGGGAACTGTGGATCGGCGGCAACTCTATCCCTCCACCCATTTAAAAGCATGCCAACAATCCCAAATCCAGAACCCGACGATGGCTCTTCCTTCTTGCCTCCTTCATCATAACTCCCGTCGCCGCCGCCGCCGTAATTTCCTCCATTGTTCTTTCCACCGCCACCGCCGATTAATGCATAGTGTTGGAATCTTGTAGTGAGTCCATGGTTGATGAGATTGGGAGATGAAACGGATTGGAACTTAAAGGAAGAAACTGATTTGTGGGAGTTGAATCGGCGATGATCGGATTTAGGTTTGAACTGTTCGTTTATCAAAGTAGAGCATCGAAGCTGGGCCGTCATCATGGTTGCCATCTTTCTTCTCTAACTCAATCAGAAACAGCGTTCATATGTTTTTCAAGTGACAGCAAGTGAAGCTTAAAACCCTAATTTCATTGACATGGAAAGGAAAGCAAAATCTCAAATTCACAGTTAGGCTTTTGTTCCGTGTGTTTCCCGAACTTAGTTATGGTAAGCTTAGTTATGGTAAGCAAATTTTTGATATAGAAGATCCACCTAAATAGAGCATACACACTTAACCAGCCGATCACTAAGTTACGTTGAGTCTTACAGCGGAATTATACCAAAGATCGGAGCGAACCAACAACAATATGTAAGCTCGAAATAATGCAAGCAATAATAAAATAAAGAAGACACGATATTTAACCGGATTCACCCTCGAACTAGGGCTACGTCCACGGACATGGCCAGGCCAGAAAAATCACGGGTAGAAAAACGCGTACAATCTTATGTGTTTGTACCCACCTCTCTCTACGATATCACAATCGTAGACACTCAATTATTTTTCTACTATTCTACTCTCTCACTAGAGTATCATAATTAACTATTTAATTACGGAACCTATTTTCTGCGTTACTCTTTTTTCTCAAAAGTATATTACAAAAGAATCTCTCTCACTTCTTTTGCTTGTCCTCCATTTTGTTATGAAGAATGGCTCAGCTTCTTCTCCCTTTTGTAGGGAAATTTTTGCCTCTGTGTACCAAACATTACATGCCTAATTAATATTTTCAACTCCCATGTCAAATCTTGGTGGCTGTGCATTTCATCAAGGCATGTAGATTTCCTCCCTTTATCTCTACCGTCCTATACATAGCAAAACTAATAGCTTGTAAGTCTagaattgatctttgacttttctttGCTA
This window of the Rutidosis leptorrhynchoides isolate AG116_Rl617_1_P2 unplaced genomic scaffold, CSIRO_AGI_Rlap_v1 contig272, whole genome shotgun sequence genome carries:
- the LOC139882461 gene encoding protein RETICULATA-RELATED 3, chloroplastic-like produces the protein MATMMTAQLRCSTLINEQFKPKSDHRRFNSHKSVSSFKFQSVSSPNLINHGLTTRFQHYALIGGGGGKNNGGNYGGGGDGSYDEGGKKEEPSSGSGFGIVGMLLNGWRDRVAADPQFPFKVLMEELVGVSACMLGDMASRPNFGLNELDFVFSTLVVGSILNFTLMYLLAPTLSATSSSLPSMFANCPTSHMFEPGAYSLVDRLGTCVYKGAVFAAVGFAAGLVGTAISNGLIIVRKKMDPEFETPNKPPPTILNASTWAAHMGVSSNLRYQTLNGIEFLLAKVLPPLVFKSSVVVLRMLNNVLGGMSFVALARVTGSQPGKPGEEVAD